A window of the Paralichthys olivaceus isolate ysfri-2021 chromosome 5, ASM2471397v2, whole genome shotgun sequence genome harbors these coding sequences:
- the nptx1l gene encoding neuronal pentraxin 1 like, with translation MQGTKKAICWRLFLCCCLFLESCSQDFGGQTQFICTSVPKDMDICAATLQNSVPGDDLKTTVMQLRETVLQQKETIMNQKETIRELTSKLARCESQSGAEDARPGGRRKEAGTKNTMGDVSRGPADTLTQLSQTLQSLKQRLENLEQFSRSNNSVQANSLKDLLQSKIDDLEKQVLSRVNSIEEGKPGLRNETEQRGRVESTLTSLHQRITDLEKGQRENRPLDKFQLTFPLRTNYMYAKVKKSLPEMYALTVCMWLKSNASPGVGTPFSYAVPGQANELVLIEWGNNPMEILINDKVAKLPFLINDGKWHHICVTWTTRDGVWEAFQDGVKRGSGENLAPYHPIKPQGLLILGQEQDTLGGGFDATQAFVGDLANFHIWDRKLSVGEIYNLATCSSKAQVGNVFAWMETSLDIYGGASKWTFEACRQLN, from the exons ATGCAGGGCACAAAGAAGGCGATCTGCTGGAGACTTTTCCTGTGTTGCTGCCTGTTTTTGGAGAGTTGCTCTCAAGACTTTGGAGGACAGACGCAGTTCATTTGCACCTCCGTGCCAAAGGATATGGACATATGCGCGGCCACTTTGCAGAACAGTGTGCCGGGAGACGACCTGAAGACCACGGTCATGCAGCTGCGGGAGACGGTTCTGCAGCAGAAGGAGACGATCATGAACCAGAAGGAGACGATCAGAGAACTCACCTCAAAGTTGGCTCGGTGCGAGAGTCAGAGCGGCGCCGAGGACGCGCGGCCCGGGGGCAGGAGGAAAGAAGCTGGGACAAAAAATACAATGGGGGACGTATCGAGGGGCCCCGCTGACACTTTGACGCAACTATCACAGACTTTACAGTCGCTGAAGCAGAGATTAGAAAATCTGGAG CAATTCAGCAGAAGTAACAACTCGGTGCAGGCGAACAGCCTCAAAGACCTGCTGCAAAGTAAAATCGATGACCTAGAGAAGCAGGTGTTGTCCCGGGTGAACAGCATCGAGGAGGGCAAACCCGGACTCCGGAATGAGACCGAGCAGCGTGGGAGAGTCGAGTCCACCCTCACCTCTCTACACCAGAGGATCACAGACCTGGAGAAAG GTCAAAGAGAAAACAGGCCCCTGGATAAATTCCAGCTCACGTTCCCACTGAGAACCAACTACATGTACGCAAAAGTGAAGAAGAGTTTGCCGGAGATGTACGCCCTCACCGTGTGCATGTGGCTCAAGTCCAACGCGTCTCCTGGAGTGGGCACACCTTTCTCCTATGCAGTTCCAGGCCAAGCCAACGAGCTGGTTCTCATCGAGTGGGGAAACAACCCAATGGAGATACTCATAAATGACAAG GTTGCAAAGCTGCCGTTTCTCATCAATGACGGGAAGTGGCATCACATTTGCGTGACCTGGACAACTCGTGATGGTGTTTGGGAAGCTTTCCAAGATGGTGTCAAGAGAGGGAGCGGAGAGAACCTGGCTCCGTATCATCCAATCAAACCACAAGGCCTGCTGATCCTCGGACAAGAGCAG GACACGCTCGGAGGAGGATTTGACGCCACACAAGCCTTTGTTGGAGACCTGGCAAATTTTCACATCTGGGATCGGAAACTATCTGTGGGAGAGATTTATAATCTAGCTACTTGCAGCAGCAAAGCGCAAGTGGGCAATGTTTTTGCATGGATGGAGACGAGCCTTGATATTTACGGAGGTGCCTCGAAGTGGACATTTGAAGCTTGTCGCCAGCTCAACTGA